The following are encoded together in the Xiphophorus hellerii strain 12219 chromosome 3, Xiphophorus_hellerii-4.1, whole genome shotgun sequence genome:
- the tmem158 gene encoding transmembrane protein 158, translating into MLNSSPTLLLALTAVAALLSPCRGWSDEDLLLPPINSSNRFLANLEVDVRFSKRSVEESDASPEASPLQSLAPAQSQCNVTVHRLLPTSLVARWDSSFGFQCDVLVYTTNNHGRAFFSASFNRAVSPVVIEHLGVTGGQQEMRLCVGCGMSRYRRFGQGRSRGQQSGDQVAFCCVDFSLDELKGDKSWRLNRKPIESTLVACFMTLVIIVWSVAALIWPVPIIAGFLPNGMEQRRPR; encoded by the coding sequence ATGTTGAACAGCTCCCCGACCCTCCTGCTGGCTCTGACCGCGGTGGCCGCACTTCTCTCGCCATGCCGAGGCTGGAGCGACGAGGACCTCCTCCTGCCGCCCATCAACTCCTCCAACAGGTTCCTGGCCAACCTGGAGGTGGACGTGCGCTTCTCCAAGAGGTCCGTGGAGGAAAGCGACGCCTCGCCCGAAGCATCCCCGCTGCAGAGCCTCGCTCCCGCGCAGTCCCAGTGCAACGTGACGGTCCACAGGCTGCTGCCCACCTCGCTGGTGGCCCGCTGGGACAGCAGCTTCGGCTTCCAGTGTGACGTGCTCGTCTACACCACCAACAACCACGGCAGGGCGTTCTTCTCCGCCTCCTTCAACCGGGCCGTCTCACCCGTGGTGATCGAGCACCTCGGGGTCACCGGGGGTCAGCAGGAGATGAGGCTGTGCGTGGGTTGCGGGATGTCCCGGTACCGCCGGTTCGGCCAGGGCAGGTCGAGGGGACAGCAGAGCGGGGACCAGGTGGCTTTCTGCTGCGTGGATTTCAGCCTGGACGAGCTGAAGGGGGACAAAAGTTGGAGGCTGAACAGGAAGCCCATCGAGTCGACACTTGTGGCTTGTTTCATGACTCTGGTCATCATCGTGTGGAGTGTTGCTGCTCTCATATGGCCGGTACCGATCATTGCAGGATTTCTGCCTAACGGTATGGAGCAGAGGAGACCCAGATAA
- the fez2a gene encoding fasciculation and elongation protein zeta-2 isoform X3 — protein sequence MVRAMDAPIAHFDDDRPNLADVTAGSVPQHGRAEVSPAAGEAVARLLLDQDDPPGRADSDGSPKQSSVCRSTEEHPNGPDGKLSACLENVKPDRIGPVSVFTEETLLEKDEIWNALACNYGQAVPVDWRQSRTRSLYISTFNLEERLRETDDAAELSDEDELREQLDMHSIIVPCVDQEPLVTAEQVIEEIEEMMQDSPDAEAERNPSQSDLSMLSVDIRRSSPGFEDRLRSLSAAELLERLTETEVNIRRFSEELVQQLAVRDELDFEKEVKNSFISALIDVQNRQKEHRESLRKKKKLKGGAGAAQGLPERTPGLRFSMDGLSSVIQNSFRQTFGSGCSERQYLTTVIPYEKKGLPPSIEDLQILTKILQAMRDDSDKVPGLLTDYILNALV from the exons ATGGTCCGGGCCATGGATGCACCGATCGCGCATTTCGACGACGACCGGCCGAACTTGGCGGACGTGACCGCGGGTTCGGTAccgcagcacggccgagcggaggTGAGCCCCGCCGCGGGGGAAGCGGTGGCTCGGCTCCTCCTGGATCAGGATGATCCTCCAGGGCGGGCTGACAGCGATGGTTCCCCGAAGCAATCCAGTGTGTGCAGGTCCACGGAGGAACATCCTAATGGACCGGATGGGAAGTTATCGGCTTGCCTCGAAAATGTAAAACCGGACAGGATCGGTCCAGTGAGTGTGTTCACGGAGGAGACCCTGCTGGAGAAAGACGa AATATGGAACGCCCTCGCCTGTAACTACGGCCAGGCCGTGCCGGTAGATTGGCGGCAGTCTCGGACGCGCTCCCTCTACATCTCCACGTTTAACCTTGAGGAGAGACTG AGAGAGACGGACGATGCGGCGGAGCTGTCCGACGAGGACGAGCTCAGGGAGCAGCTGGACATGCACTCCATCATTGTCCCCTGTGTGGACCAGGAGCCCCTTGTCACGGCGGAGCAG GTCATTGAGGAGATCGAGGAAATGATGCAGGACTCACCCGATGCGGAGGCAGAGCGGAATCCCTCCCAGTCTGACCTGTCCATGCTCTCTGTGGACATCCGGCGCAGCAGTCCCGGCTTCGAGGACA GGCTGAGGTCCCTGAGCGCTGCCGAGCTGCTGGAACGTCTGACAGAGACAGAGGTGAACATCAGGAGGTTCTCTGAGGAGCTGGTGCAGCAGCTGGCCGTCAGAGACGAGCTGGACTTCGAGAAGGAGGTGAAGAACAGTTTCATCTCGGCGCTCATCGATGTGCAGAACCGGCAGAAGGAGCACAGGGAGTCgctgaggaagaagaagaagctgaaagGCGGAGCCGGAGCAGCTCAGGGTCTGCCGGAGAGAACACCTGGATTA CGCTTCAGCATGGACGGCCTCTCCTCTGTTATTCAAAACAGCTTCCGGCAAACATTTGGCAGTGGCTGCAGCGAAAGACAG TATTTGACCACAGTCATTCCCTATGAGAAAAAGGGACTACCTCCGTCGATTGAAGACCTCCAGATCCTGACCAAAA TTCTGCAAGCTATGAGAGATGACAGCGACAAGGTGCCTGGTCTCTTGACGGACTACATCCTCAATG CTCTGGTCTGA
- the fez2a gene encoding fasciculation and elongation protein zeta-2 isoform X1: protein MVRAMDAPIAHFDDDRPNLADVTAGSVPQHGRAEVSPAAGEAVARLLLDQDDPPGRADSDGSPKQSSVCRSTEEHPNGPDGKLSACLENVKPDRIGPVSVFTEETLLEKDEIWNALACNYGQAVPVDWRQSRTRSLYISTFNLEERLRETDDAAELSDEDELREQLDMHSIIVPCVDQEPLVTAEQVIEEIEEMMQDSPDAEAERNPSQSDLSMLSVDIRRSSPGFEDRLRSLSAAELLERLTETEVNIRRFSEELVQQLAVRDELDFEKEVKNSFISALIDVQNRQKEHRESLRKKKKLKGGAGAAQGLPERTPGLRFSMDGLSSVIQNSFRQTFGSGCSERQYLTTVIPYEKKGLPPSIEDLQILTKILQAMRDDSDKVPGLLTDYILNGERFSPLFLPCHH from the exons ATGGTCCGGGCCATGGATGCACCGATCGCGCATTTCGACGACGACCGGCCGAACTTGGCGGACGTGACCGCGGGTTCGGTAccgcagcacggccgagcggaggTGAGCCCCGCCGCGGGGGAAGCGGTGGCTCGGCTCCTCCTGGATCAGGATGATCCTCCAGGGCGGGCTGACAGCGATGGTTCCCCGAAGCAATCCAGTGTGTGCAGGTCCACGGAGGAACATCCTAATGGACCGGATGGGAAGTTATCGGCTTGCCTCGAAAATGTAAAACCGGACAGGATCGGTCCAGTGAGTGTGTTCACGGAGGAGACCCTGCTGGAGAAAGACGa AATATGGAACGCCCTCGCCTGTAACTACGGCCAGGCCGTGCCGGTAGATTGGCGGCAGTCTCGGACGCGCTCCCTCTACATCTCCACGTTTAACCTTGAGGAGAGACTG AGAGAGACGGACGATGCGGCGGAGCTGTCCGACGAGGACGAGCTCAGGGAGCAGCTGGACATGCACTCCATCATTGTCCCCTGTGTGGACCAGGAGCCCCTTGTCACGGCGGAGCAG GTCATTGAGGAGATCGAGGAAATGATGCAGGACTCACCCGATGCGGAGGCAGAGCGGAATCCCTCCCAGTCTGACCTGTCCATGCTCTCTGTGGACATCCGGCGCAGCAGTCCCGGCTTCGAGGACA GGCTGAGGTCCCTGAGCGCTGCCGAGCTGCTGGAACGTCTGACAGAGACAGAGGTGAACATCAGGAGGTTCTCTGAGGAGCTGGTGCAGCAGCTGGCCGTCAGAGACGAGCTGGACTTCGAGAAGGAGGTGAAGAACAGTTTCATCTCGGCGCTCATCGATGTGCAGAACCGGCAGAAGGAGCACAGGGAGTCgctgaggaagaagaagaagctgaaagGCGGAGCCGGAGCAGCTCAGGGTCTGCCGGAGAGAACACCTGGATTA CGCTTCAGCATGGACGGCCTCTCCTCTGTTATTCAAAACAGCTTCCGGCAAACATTTGGCAGTGGCTGCAGCGAAAGACAG TATTTGACCACAGTCATTCCCTATGAGAAAAAGGGACTACCTCCGTCGATTGAAGACCTCCAGATCCTGACCAAAA TTCTGCAAGCTATGAGAGATGACAGCGACAAGGTGCCTGGTCTCTTGACGGACTACATCCTCAATGGTGAGCGTTTCTCTCCTCTGTTTCTACCCTGTCACCATTAA
- the fez2a gene encoding fasciculation and elongation protein zeta-2 isoform X2, whose protein sequence is MVRAMDAPIAHFDDDRPNLADVTAGSVPQHGRAEVSPAAGEAVARLLLDQDDPPGRADSDGSPKQSSVCRSTEEHPNGPDGKLSACLENVKPDRIGPVSVFTEETLLEKDEIWNALACNYGQAVPVDWRQSRTRSLYISTFNLEERLRETDDAAELSDEDELREQLDMHSIIVPCVDQEPLVTAEQVIEEIEEMMQDSPDAEAERNPSQSDLSMLSVDIRRSSPGFEDRLRSLSAAELLERLTETEVNIRRFSEELVQQLAVRDELDFEKEVKNSFISALIDVQNRQKEHRESLRKKKKLKGGAGAAQGLPERTPGLRFSMDGLSSVIQNSFRQTFGSGCSERQYLTTVIPYEKKGLPPSIEDLQILTKILQAMRDDSDKVPGLLTDYILNVFCPT, encoded by the exons ATGGTCCGGGCCATGGATGCACCGATCGCGCATTTCGACGACGACCGGCCGAACTTGGCGGACGTGACCGCGGGTTCGGTAccgcagcacggccgagcggaggTGAGCCCCGCCGCGGGGGAAGCGGTGGCTCGGCTCCTCCTGGATCAGGATGATCCTCCAGGGCGGGCTGACAGCGATGGTTCCCCGAAGCAATCCAGTGTGTGCAGGTCCACGGAGGAACATCCTAATGGACCGGATGGGAAGTTATCGGCTTGCCTCGAAAATGTAAAACCGGACAGGATCGGTCCAGTGAGTGTGTTCACGGAGGAGACCCTGCTGGAGAAAGACGa AATATGGAACGCCCTCGCCTGTAACTACGGCCAGGCCGTGCCGGTAGATTGGCGGCAGTCTCGGACGCGCTCCCTCTACATCTCCACGTTTAACCTTGAGGAGAGACTG AGAGAGACGGACGATGCGGCGGAGCTGTCCGACGAGGACGAGCTCAGGGAGCAGCTGGACATGCACTCCATCATTGTCCCCTGTGTGGACCAGGAGCCCCTTGTCACGGCGGAGCAG GTCATTGAGGAGATCGAGGAAATGATGCAGGACTCACCCGATGCGGAGGCAGAGCGGAATCCCTCCCAGTCTGACCTGTCCATGCTCTCTGTGGACATCCGGCGCAGCAGTCCCGGCTTCGAGGACA GGCTGAGGTCCCTGAGCGCTGCCGAGCTGCTGGAACGTCTGACAGAGACAGAGGTGAACATCAGGAGGTTCTCTGAGGAGCTGGTGCAGCAGCTGGCCGTCAGAGACGAGCTGGACTTCGAGAAGGAGGTGAAGAACAGTTTCATCTCGGCGCTCATCGATGTGCAGAACCGGCAGAAGGAGCACAGGGAGTCgctgaggaagaagaagaagctgaaagGCGGAGCCGGAGCAGCTCAGGGTCTGCCGGAGAGAACACCTGGATTA CGCTTCAGCATGGACGGCCTCTCCTCTGTTATTCAAAACAGCTTCCGGCAAACATTTGGCAGTGGCTGCAGCGAAAGACAG TATTTGACCACAGTCATTCCCTATGAGAAAAAGGGACTACCTCCGTCGATTGAAGACCTCCAGATCCTGACCAAAA TTCTGCAAGCTATGAGAGATGACAGCGACAAGGTGCCTGGTCTCTTGACGGACTACATCCTCAATG tgttttgtcCGACGTAG
- the fez2a gene encoding fasciculation and elongation protein zeta-2 isoform X4, producing MVRAMDAPIAHFDDDRPNLADVTAGSVPQHGRAEVSPAAGEAVARLLLDQDDPPGRADSDGSPKQSSVCRSTEEHPNGPDGKLSACLENVKPDRIGPVSVFTEETLLEKDEIWNALACNYGQAVPVDWRQSRTRSLYISTFNLEERLRETDDAAELSDEDELREQLDMHSIIVPCVDQEPLVTAEQVIEEIEEMMQDSPDAEAERNPSQSDLSMLSVDIRRSSPGFEDRLRSLSAAELLERLTETEVNIRRFSEELVQQLAVRDELDFEKEVKNSFISALIDVQNRQKEHRESLRKKKKLKGGAGAAQGLPERTPGLYLTTVIPYEKKGLPPSIEDLQILTKILQAMRDDSDKVPGLLTDYILNGERFSPLFLPCHH from the exons ATGGTCCGGGCCATGGATGCACCGATCGCGCATTTCGACGACGACCGGCCGAACTTGGCGGACGTGACCGCGGGTTCGGTAccgcagcacggccgagcggaggTGAGCCCCGCCGCGGGGGAAGCGGTGGCTCGGCTCCTCCTGGATCAGGATGATCCTCCAGGGCGGGCTGACAGCGATGGTTCCCCGAAGCAATCCAGTGTGTGCAGGTCCACGGAGGAACATCCTAATGGACCGGATGGGAAGTTATCGGCTTGCCTCGAAAATGTAAAACCGGACAGGATCGGTCCAGTGAGTGTGTTCACGGAGGAGACCCTGCTGGAGAAAGACGa AATATGGAACGCCCTCGCCTGTAACTACGGCCAGGCCGTGCCGGTAGATTGGCGGCAGTCTCGGACGCGCTCCCTCTACATCTCCACGTTTAACCTTGAGGAGAGACTG AGAGAGACGGACGATGCGGCGGAGCTGTCCGACGAGGACGAGCTCAGGGAGCAGCTGGACATGCACTCCATCATTGTCCCCTGTGTGGACCAGGAGCCCCTTGTCACGGCGGAGCAG GTCATTGAGGAGATCGAGGAAATGATGCAGGACTCACCCGATGCGGAGGCAGAGCGGAATCCCTCCCAGTCTGACCTGTCCATGCTCTCTGTGGACATCCGGCGCAGCAGTCCCGGCTTCGAGGACA GGCTGAGGTCCCTGAGCGCTGCCGAGCTGCTGGAACGTCTGACAGAGACAGAGGTGAACATCAGGAGGTTCTCTGAGGAGCTGGTGCAGCAGCTGGCCGTCAGAGACGAGCTGGACTTCGAGAAGGAGGTGAAGAACAGTTTCATCTCGGCGCTCATCGATGTGCAGAACCGGCAGAAGGAGCACAGGGAGTCgctgaggaagaagaagaagctgaaagGCGGAGCCGGAGCAGCTCAGGGTCTGCCGGAGAGAACACCTGGATTA TATTTGACCACAGTCATTCCCTATGAGAAAAAGGGACTACCTCCGTCGATTGAAGACCTCCAGATCCTGACCAAAA TTCTGCAAGCTATGAGAGATGACAGCGACAAGGTGCCTGGTCTCTTGACGGACTACATCCTCAATGGTGAGCGTTTCTCTCCTCTGTTTCTACCCTGTCACCATTAA
- the clec3ba gene encoding tetranectin → MDLRGLQVTLCLLLLLHCSLQQTSSKKRNGKKDSVTSDAIEKLQKQIDDIVQELNLLKEHQALQTVCLKGTKILGKCLLADPVKKTFHAANDDCIAKGGSLSTPLTADENDQLHSYVRQSVGPEEQIWLGVNDMVMDGHWVDQTGSSVRFKNWETEITHQPDGGHAQNCAILSTTANGKWFDENCRAEKASVCEFNIV, encoded by the exons ATGGATCTTAGAGGGCTTCAGGTAACACTTtgtcttcttctgctgttgCACTGCTCACTGCAGCAGACATCCTCCAAGAAGAGGAACGGAAAGAAAG ACTCAGTAACAAGTGATGCGATtgagaagctgcagaaacaaattGATGACATTGTTCAGGAGCTGAACCTGCTGAAAGAGCACCAAGCCTTGCAGACAG TTTGTCTGAAAGGCACAAAGATCCTGGGAAAGTGTCTCCTGGCCGATCCAGTGAAAAAGACCTTCCACGCAGCCAACGATGACTGCATCGCCAAGGGAGGCAGCCTGAGCACCCCGCTGACGGCAGACGAGAATGACCAGCTTCACAGCTACGTTCGCCAGAGCGTCGGGCCGGAGGAGCAAATCTGGCTGGGCGTCAATGACATGGTGATGGACGGACACTGGGTGGACCAGACAGGCTCCAGCGTACGCTTCAAGAACTGGGAGACTGAGATCACCCACCAGCCCGACGGGGGGCACGCCCAGAACTGTGCCATCTTGTCCACCACAGCCAATGGGAAATGGTTTGATGAgaactgcagagcagaaaaggCCTCGGTGTGTGAGTTTAACATCGTCTGA